The following coding sequences are from one Canis lupus baileyi chromosome 19, mCanLup2.hap1, whole genome shotgun sequence window:
- the NISCH gene encoding nischarin isoform X1: MAAAARSFGPEREAEPAKEARVVGSELVDTYTVYIIQVTDGSHEWTVKHRYSDFYDLHEKLVAERKIDKNLLPPKKIIGKNSRSLVEKREKDLEVYLQTLLATFPGVAPSVLAHFLHFHFYEINGITAALAEELFEKGELLLGAGEVFAIGPLQLYAVTEQLQQGKPTCASGDAKTDLGHILDFTCRLKYLKVSGTEGPFGTSNIQEQLLPFDLSIFKSLHQVEISHCGARHIRGLVASKPTLATMSVRFSATSMKEVLVPEASEFDEWEPEGTALEGPVTAVIPTWQALTTLDLSHNSISEIDESVKLIPKIEFLDLSHNGVLVVDNLQHLYNLVHLDLSYNKLSSLEGVHTKLGNIKTLNLAGNLLESLSGLHKLYSLVNLDLRNNRIEQMEEVRSIGSLPCLEHVALLNNPLSIIPDYRTKVLAQFGERASEVCLDSTATTEKELDTVEVLKAIQKAKEVKSKLNNPEKKISEDSRLSTAPCIRSSGSPPSVAPTSASLPQPILSNQGIMFVQEEALASSLSSTDSLTPEDRPIARGCSDSLESIPSGQAPSDDLRDMPGAVGGVSPEHAEPEVQVVPGSGQIIFLPFTCIGYTATNQDFIQRLSTLIRQAIERQLPAWIEAANQREEGQGEQGEDDDDDEEDAAENRYFEMGPPDIEEEEEGGRGEEEEEEEEEEEEEGEEERLALEWALGADEDFLLEHIRILKVLWCFLIHVQGSIRQFAACLVLTDFGIAVFEIPHQESRGSSQHILSSLRFVFCFPHGDLTEFGFLMPELCLVLKVRHSENTLFIIADAANLHEFHADLRSCFAPQHMAMLCSPVLYGSHTSLQEFLRQLLTFYKVAGGCQERSQGCFPVYLVYSDKRMVQTAAGDYSGNIEWASCTLCSAVRRSCCAPSEAVKSAAIPYWLLLTPQHLNVIKADFNPMPNRGTHNCRNRNSFKLSRVPLSTVLLDPTRSCTQPRGAFADGHVLELLVGYRFVTAIFVLPHEKFHFLRIYNQLRASLQDLKTVVIAKTPATGARSQSPLVEGQPPEDRASNDQHPQEVLVEAPAPMPAEAPAPATAEAPAPAEAPAPAPVPAEAPAPVPVPAEAPALALASMEVPAPALEEAVGPAKSSGPVEGLLPDLAPTMALASEETPADTSAPAPAPAEPLVQAEAPAHYPSEHLIRSTSEENQIPSHLPACPSLRHIASLRGSTIIELFHSSIAEVENEELRHLMWSSVVFYQTPGLEVTACVLLSTKAMYFVLHDGLRRYFSEPLQDFWHQKNTDYNNSPFHISQCFVLKLSDLQAVNVGLFDQYFRLTGSSPVQVVTCLTRDSYLTHCFLQHLMAVLSSLERTPSPEPVDKDFYSEFGNKTTGKLENYELIHSSRVKFTYPSEEEIGDLTFTVAQKMADPEKAPSLSILLYVQAFQVGTPPPGRCRGMLRPKTLLLTSADIFLLDEDFVHYPLPDFAKEPPQRDRYRLDDGRRVRDLDRVLMGYQTYPQALTLVFDDVQGHDLMGSVTLDHFGEVPGGPARAGQGREVQWQVFIPSAESREKLISLLARQWEALCGRELPVELTG, from the exons GTTTACATCATCCAGGTCACCGATGGTAGTCATGAATGGACAGTCAAGCACCGCTACAGCGATTTCTATGATCTACACGAAAAG CTGGTTGCAGAAaggaaaattgataaaaatcTGCTTCCGCCTAAAAAGATAATTGGGAAAAACTCAAGAAGTTTGGTGGAAAAAAGGGAGAAGGATCTGGAGGTCTACCTGCAGACACTCCTGGCCACCTTCCCTGGCGTGGCCCCCAGTGTGCTGGCCCACttcttgcattttcatttctac GAGATAAATGGAATCACTGCAGCACTGGCTGAGGAGCTCTTTGAAAAAG GAGAACTGCTCCTGGGGGCCGGCGAGGTCTTTGCCATCGGGCCCCTGCAGCTCTATGCGGTCACCGAGCAGCTGCAGCAGGGAAAGCCCACGTGTGCCAGTGGGGATGCCAAGACCGACCTCGGGCACATCCTGGACTTCACTTGTCGCCTTAAGTACCTTAAG GTTTCTGGCACAGAAGGACCTTTTGGGACCAGCAACATTCAAGAGCAACTCCTGCCTTTTGATCTGTCAATATTCAAGTCTCTTCATCAGGTGGAG ATTAGTCACTGTGGTGCCAGGCACATCCGGGGACTAGTTGCGTCAAAGCCCACCTTAGCCACAATGAGCGTCCGCTTCTCTGCCACCTCTATGAAG GAAGTCCTTGTTCCCGAAGCGTCAGAATTTGATGAGTGGGAGCCAGAAGGCACGGCCCTGGAAGGCCCTGTGACCGCCGTCATTCCCACGTGGCAGGCACTGACCACCCTAGACCTGAGCCACAACAGCATCTCTGAGATCGACGAGTCTGTG AAACTGATTCCAAAGATTGAGTTCCTGGACCTGAGTCACAATGGAGTGCTGGTCGTGGACAATCTGCAG CACCTGTACAATCTCGTGCACCTGGACCTGTCCTACAACAAGCTCTCCTCCTTGGAAGGGGTGCACACCAAATTGGGAAATATTAAGACCCTGAACCTGGCAGGAAACCTGTTGGAGAGTCTGAGTGGCCTGCACAAGCTCTATTCCCTGGTCAACCTGGACCTCCGTAACAACAGGATCGAGCAG ATGGAGGAGGTCCGGAGCATCGGCAGCCTCCCATGTCTGGAGCATGTGGCTCTGTTGAACAACCCCCTGAGCATCATTCCTGACTACCGCACCAAAGTGCTGGCTCAGTTTGGAGAGAGAGCCTCCGAG GTCTGTCTGGACAGCACAGCCACCACAGAGAAGGAGCTGGACACTGTGGAAGTACTCAAAGCAATTCAGAAAGCCAAGGAGGTCAAGTCAAAGCTGAACAACCCAGAGAAGAAG ATCAGTGAGGATTCCCGACTCTCAACGGCCCCCTGCATCCGATCCAGCGGCTCCCCTCCCAGCGTggctcccacctctgcctccctgccccagcccatccTCTCCAACCAAG GTATCATGTTCGTTCAAGAGGAGGCCCTGGCCAGCAGCCTCTCCTCCACCGACAGTCTGACTCCCGAGGACCGGCCCATTGCCCGGGGATGTTCTGATTCCTTAGAGTCCATCCCTTCAGGACAG GCACCTTCTGATGATTTACGGGACATGCCAGGAGCTGTTGGTGGTGTGAG CCCAGAGCATGCAGAGCCGGAGGTCCAGGTGGTGCCCGGATCTGGCCAGATCATCTTCCTGCCCTTCACCTGTATTGGCTACACAGCCACCAACCAGGACTTCATCCAGCGCCTGAGCACACTCATCCGGCAGGCCATTGAGCGGCAGCTGCCCGCCTGGATAGAGGCTGCCAACCAGCGGGAGGAGGGCCAGGGCGAGCAGGGCGAGGATGACGACGATGATGAGGAGGATGCCGCTGAGAACCGCTACTTTGAAATGGGGCCCCCTGAtatagaggaagaggaggagggtggccggggagaggaagaggaggaggaagaggaggaggaggaggaggaaggcgaGGAGGAGCGCCTGGCCTTAGAGTGGGCCCTGGGTGCAGATGAGGACTTCCTGCTGGAGCACATCCGCATCCTGAAGGTGCTCTGGTGCTTCCTGATCCACGTGCAGGGCAGCATCCGCCAGTTCGCCGCCTGCCTCGTGCTCACTGACTTCGGCATCGCGGTCTTCGAGATCCCGCACCAAGAATCACGGGGCAGCAGCCAGCACATCCTCTCGTCCCTACGCTTCGTCTTCTGCTTCCCCCACGGTGACCTCACCGAGTTCGGCTTCCTCATGCCGGAGCTGTGCCTGGTGCTGAAGGTGCGGCACAGCGAGAACACACTGTTCATCATCGCCGACGCCGCCAACCTGCACGAGTTCCATGCCGACCTGCGCTCGTGCTTTGCGCCGCAGCACATGGCCATGCTGTGCAGCCCCGTGCTCTACGGTAGCCACACCAGCCTACAGGAGTTCCTCCGCCAACTGCTCACCTTCTACAAGGTGGCGGGCGGCTGCCAGGAGCGCAGCCAGGGTTGCTTCCCCGTCTACCTGGTCTACAGCGACAAGCGCATGGTGCAGACTGCCGCCGGGGACTACTCGGGCAACATTGAGTGGGCCAGCTGCACACTCTGCTCGGCCGTACGGCGCTCCTGCTGTGCGCCCTCTGAGGCCGTCAAGTCCGCCGCTATCCCCTACTGGCTGCTGCTCACACCCCAGCACCTCAATGTCATCAAGGCCGACTTCAATCCCATGCCCAACCGCGGCACCCACAACTGCCGCAACCGCAACAGCTTCAAGCTCAGCCGAGTGCCGCTGTCCACGGTGCTGCTGGACCCCACACGCAGCTGTACCCAGCCACGGGGCGCCTTCGCAGACGGCCATGTGCTGGAGCTGCTCGTGGGCTACCGCTTTGTCACTGCCATCTTTGTGCTGCCCCATGAGAAGTTCCACTTCCTGCGTATCTACAACCAGCTCCGGGCCTCATTGCAGGACCTGAAGACTGTAGTCATTGCCAAGACCCCTGCGACTGGGGCCCGGTCCCAGAGCCCCCTCGTGGAAGGCCAACCTCCCGaggacagggccag CAATGACCAGCATCCTCAGGAGGTCCTAGTAGAGGCTCCAGCTCCAATGCCAGCAgaggctccagccccagccacaGCAGAGGCTCCAGCCCCAGCAGaagctccagctccagccccagtgCCAGCAGAGGCTCCAGCTCCAGTCCCAGTGCCAGCAGAAGCACCAGCCCTGGCTCTGGCCTCAATGGAGGTCCCAGCCCCGGCCCTGGAAGAGGCCGTGGGCCCAGCAAAGTCCTCAGGCCCAGTGGAGGGCCTACTTCCAGATTTGGCCCCAACAATGGCCTTGGCCTCAGAGGAGACCCCAGCAGAcacctcagccccagccccagccccagccgaGCCTCTGGTGCAAGCGGAGGCTCCTGCTCATTACCCAAGTGAGCACCTGATCCGCTCCACGTCGGAGGAGAATCAGATCCCTTcgcacctgcctgcctgcccgtCACTCCGTCACATTGCCAGCCTACGGGGGAGCACCATCATCGAGCTCTTTCACAGCAGCATTGCCGAG GTTGAAAACGAGGAGCTGAGGCACCTCATGTGGTCCTCAGTGGTGTTCTATCAGACCCCGGGGCTGGAGGTGACCGCCTGCGTGCTGCTCTCGACCAAGGCTATGTACTTCGTGCTGCATGATGGCCTCCGCCGCTACTTCTCAGAGCCGCTGCAGG ATTTCTGGCATCAGAAGAACACTGACTACAACAACAGTCCCTTCCACATCTCCCAGTGCTTTGTTTTAAAGCTCAGCGACTTGCAGGCTGTCAATGTTGGGCTTTTCGACCAGTATTTCCGGCTGACGG gctcctccccagTGCAGGTGGTCACCTGCTTAACACGGGACAGCTACCTGACACACTGCTTCCTCCAGCACCTCATGGCTGTGCTCTCCTCACTAGAGCGCACACCCTCACCTGAGCCTGTCGACAAGGACTTCTACTCTGAGTTTGGGAACAAGACCACAg GGAAGCTGGAAAACTATGAGCTGATCCACTCGAGCCGCGTTAAGTTCACCTACCCCAGTGAGGAGGAGATCGGGGACCTGACATTCACTGTGGCCCAGAAGATGGCTGACCCAGAGAAGGCGCCGTCCCTCAGCATCCTGCTGTATGTGCAGGCCTTCCAGGTGGGCACCCCGCCCCCAGGGCGCTGCAGGGGCATGCTGCGCCCCAAGACACTCCTACTCACCAGCGCTGACATCTTCCTCCTGGATGAGGACTTTGTCCACTACCCGCTGCCCGACTTTGCCAAAGAGCCACCGCAGAGAGACCGGTACCGGCTGGACGACGGCCGCCGTGTCCGTGACCTGGACCGCGTGCTCATGGGCTACCAGACCTACCCACAGGCCCTTACACTCGTCTTTGACGATGTGCAGGGCCATGACCTCATGGGCAGCGTCACCCTGGACCACTTTGGGGAGGTGCCAGGTGGCCCTGCCAGAGCCGGCCAGGGCCGTGAGGTCCAGTGGCAGGTGTTTATTCCCAGTGCCGAGAGCCGCGAGAAGCTCATCTCGCTGTTGGCTCGCCAGTGGGAGGCCCTGTGCGGCCGCGAGCTGCCTGTCGAGCTCACTGGCTAG
- the NISCH gene encoding nischarin isoform X2 — protein MDGLAERRGAPRATRNGQRGPDGGWRSQVYIIQVTDGSHEWTVKHRYSDFYDLHEKLVAERKIDKNLLPPKKIIGKNSRSLVEKREKDLEVYLQTLLATFPGVAPSVLAHFLHFHFYEINGITAALAEELFEKGELLLGAGEVFAIGPLQLYAVTEQLQQGKPTCASGDAKTDLGHILDFTCRLKYLKVSGTEGPFGTSNIQEQLLPFDLSIFKSLHQVEISHCGARHIRGLVASKPTLATMSVRFSATSMKEVLVPEASEFDEWEPEGTALEGPVTAVIPTWQALTTLDLSHNSISEIDESVKLIPKIEFLDLSHNGVLVVDNLQHLYNLVHLDLSYNKLSSLEGVHTKLGNIKTLNLAGNLLESLSGLHKLYSLVNLDLRNNRIEQMEEVRSIGSLPCLEHVALLNNPLSIIPDYRTKVLAQFGERASEVCLDSTATTEKELDTVEVLKAIQKAKEVKSKLNNPEKKISEDSRLSTAPCIRSSGSPPSVAPTSASLPQPILSNQGIMFVQEEALASSLSSTDSLTPEDRPIARGCSDSLESIPSGQAPSDDLRDMPGAVGGVSPEHAEPEVQVVPGSGQIIFLPFTCIGYTATNQDFIQRLSTLIRQAIERQLPAWIEAANQREEGQGEQGEDDDDDEEDAAENRYFEMGPPDIEEEEEGGRGEEEEEEEEEEEEEGEEERLALEWALGADEDFLLEHIRILKVLWCFLIHVQGSIRQFAACLVLTDFGIAVFEIPHQESRGSSQHILSSLRFVFCFPHGDLTEFGFLMPELCLVLKVRHSENTLFIIADAANLHEFHADLRSCFAPQHMAMLCSPVLYGSHTSLQEFLRQLLTFYKVAGGCQERSQGCFPVYLVYSDKRMVQTAAGDYSGNIEWASCTLCSAVRRSCCAPSEAVKSAAIPYWLLLTPQHLNVIKADFNPMPNRGTHNCRNRNSFKLSRVPLSTVLLDPTRSCTQPRGAFADGHVLELLVGYRFVTAIFVLPHEKFHFLRIYNQLRASLQDLKTVVIAKTPATGARSQSPLVEGQPPEDRASNDQHPQEVLVEAPAPMPAEAPAPATAEAPAPAEAPAPAPVPAEAPAPVPVPAEAPALALASMEVPAPALEEAVGPAKSSGPVEGLLPDLAPTMALASEETPADTSAPAPAPAEPLVQAEAPAHYPSEHLIRSTSEENQIPSHLPACPSLRHIASLRGSTIIELFHSSIAEVENEELRHLMWSSVVFYQTPGLEVTACVLLSTKAMYFVLHDGLRRYFSEPLQDFWHQKNTDYNNSPFHISQCFVLKLSDLQAVNVGLFDQYFRLTGSSPVQVVTCLTRDSYLTHCFLQHLMAVLSSLERTPSPEPVDKDFYSEFGNKTTGKLENYELIHSSRVKFTYPSEEEIGDLTFTVAQKMADPEKAPSLSILLYVQAFQVGTPPPGRCRGMLRPKTLLLTSADIFLLDEDFVHYPLPDFAKEPPQRDRYRLDDGRRVRDLDRVLMGYQTYPQALTLVFDDVQGHDLMGSVTLDHFGEVPGGPARAGQGREVQWQVFIPSAESREKLISLLARQWEALCGRELPVELTG, from the exons ATGGACGGACTCGCGGAGAGGCGCGGGGCCCCGCGGGCCACGAGGAACGGGCAGCGGGGCCCCGATGGGGGCTGGAGGTCGCAG GTTTACATCATCCAGGTCACCGATGGTAGTCATGAATGGACAGTCAAGCACCGCTACAGCGATTTCTATGATCTACACGAAAAG CTGGTTGCAGAAaggaaaattgataaaaatcTGCTTCCGCCTAAAAAGATAATTGGGAAAAACTCAAGAAGTTTGGTGGAAAAAAGGGAGAAGGATCTGGAGGTCTACCTGCAGACACTCCTGGCCACCTTCCCTGGCGTGGCCCCCAGTGTGCTGGCCCACttcttgcattttcatttctac GAGATAAATGGAATCACTGCAGCACTGGCTGAGGAGCTCTTTGAAAAAG GAGAACTGCTCCTGGGGGCCGGCGAGGTCTTTGCCATCGGGCCCCTGCAGCTCTATGCGGTCACCGAGCAGCTGCAGCAGGGAAAGCCCACGTGTGCCAGTGGGGATGCCAAGACCGACCTCGGGCACATCCTGGACTTCACTTGTCGCCTTAAGTACCTTAAG GTTTCTGGCACAGAAGGACCTTTTGGGACCAGCAACATTCAAGAGCAACTCCTGCCTTTTGATCTGTCAATATTCAAGTCTCTTCATCAGGTGGAG ATTAGTCACTGTGGTGCCAGGCACATCCGGGGACTAGTTGCGTCAAAGCCCACCTTAGCCACAATGAGCGTCCGCTTCTCTGCCACCTCTATGAAG GAAGTCCTTGTTCCCGAAGCGTCAGAATTTGATGAGTGGGAGCCAGAAGGCACGGCCCTGGAAGGCCCTGTGACCGCCGTCATTCCCACGTGGCAGGCACTGACCACCCTAGACCTGAGCCACAACAGCATCTCTGAGATCGACGAGTCTGTG AAACTGATTCCAAAGATTGAGTTCCTGGACCTGAGTCACAATGGAGTGCTGGTCGTGGACAATCTGCAG CACCTGTACAATCTCGTGCACCTGGACCTGTCCTACAACAAGCTCTCCTCCTTGGAAGGGGTGCACACCAAATTGGGAAATATTAAGACCCTGAACCTGGCAGGAAACCTGTTGGAGAGTCTGAGTGGCCTGCACAAGCTCTATTCCCTGGTCAACCTGGACCTCCGTAACAACAGGATCGAGCAG ATGGAGGAGGTCCGGAGCATCGGCAGCCTCCCATGTCTGGAGCATGTGGCTCTGTTGAACAACCCCCTGAGCATCATTCCTGACTACCGCACCAAAGTGCTGGCTCAGTTTGGAGAGAGAGCCTCCGAG GTCTGTCTGGACAGCACAGCCACCACAGAGAAGGAGCTGGACACTGTGGAAGTACTCAAAGCAATTCAGAAAGCCAAGGAGGTCAAGTCAAAGCTGAACAACCCAGAGAAGAAG ATCAGTGAGGATTCCCGACTCTCAACGGCCCCCTGCATCCGATCCAGCGGCTCCCCTCCCAGCGTggctcccacctctgcctccctgccccagcccatccTCTCCAACCAAG GTATCATGTTCGTTCAAGAGGAGGCCCTGGCCAGCAGCCTCTCCTCCACCGACAGTCTGACTCCCGAGGACCGGCCCATTGCCCGGGGATGTTCTGATTCCTTAGAGTCCATCCCTTCAGGACAG GCACCTTCTGATGATTTACGGGACATGCCAGGAGCTGTTGGTGGTGTGAG CCCAGAGCATGCAGAGCCGGAGGTCCAGGTGGTGCCCGGATCTGGCCAGATCATCTTCCTGCCCTTCACCTGTATTGGCTACACAGCCACCAACCAGGACTTCATCCAGCGCCTGAGCACACTCATCCGGCAGGCCATTGAGCGGCAGCTGCCCGCCTGGATAGAGGCTGCCAACCAGCGGGAGGAGGGCCAGGGCGAGCAGGGCGAGGATGACGACGATGATGAGGAGGATGCCGCTGAGAACCGCTACTTTGAAATGGGGCCCCCTGAtatagaggaagaggaggagggtggccggggagaggaagaggaggaggaagaggaggaggaggaggaggaaggcgaGGAGGAGCGCCTGGCCTTAGAGTGGGCCCTGGGTGCAGATGAGGACTTCCTGCTGGAGCACATCCGCATCCTGAAGGTGCTCTGGTGCTTCCTGATCCACGTGCAGGGCAGCATCCGCCAGTTCGCCGCCTGCCTCGTGCTCACTGACTTCGGCATCGCGGTCTTCGAGATCCCGCACCAAGAATCACGGGGCAGCAGCCAGCACATCCTCTCGTCCCTACGCTTCGTCTTCTGCTTCCCCCACGGTGACCTCACCGAGTTCGGCTTCCTCATGCCGGAGCTGTGCCTGGTGCTGAAGGTGCGGCACAGCGAGAACACACTGTTCATCATCGCCGACGCCGCCAACCTGCACGAGTTCCATGCCGACCTGCGCTCGTGCTTTGCGCCGCAGCACATGGCCATGCTGTGCAGCCCCGTGCTCTACGGTAGCCACACCAGCCTACAGGAGTTCCTCCGCCAACTGCTCACCTTCTACAAGGTGGCGGGCGGCTGCCAGGAGCGCAGCCAGGGTTGCTTCCCCGTCTACCTGGTCTACAGCGACAAGCGCATGGTGCAGACTGCCGCCGGGGACTACTCGGGCAACATTGAGTGGGCCAGCTGCACACTCTGCTCGGCCGTACGGCGCTCCTGCTGTGCGCCCTCTGAGGCCGTCAAGTCCGCCGCTATCCCCTACTGGCTGCTGCTCACACCCCAGCACCTCAATGTCATCAAGGCCGACTTCAATCCCATGCCCAACCGCGGCACCCACAACTGCCGCAACCGCAACAGCTTCAAGCTCAGCCGAGTGCCGCTGTCCACGGTGCTGCTGGACCCCACACGCAGCTGTACCCAGCCACGGGGCGCCTTCGCAGACGGCCATGTGCTGGAGCTGCTCGTGGGCTACCGCTTTGTCACTGCCATCTTTGTGCTGCCCCATGAGAAGTTCCACTTCCTGCGTATCTACAACCAGCTCCGGGCCTCATTGCAGGACCTGAAGACTGTAGTCATTGCCAAGACCCCTGCGACTGGGGCCCGGTCCCAGAGCCCCCTCGTGGAAGGCCAACCTCCCGaggacagggccag CAATGACCAGCATCCTCAGGAGGTCCTAGTAGAGGCTCCAGCTCCAATGCCAGCAgaggctccagccccagccacaGCAGAGGCTCCAGCCCCAGCAGaagctccagctccagccccagtgCCAGCAGAGGCTCCAGCTCCAGTCCCAGTGCCAGCAGAAGCACCAGCCCTGGCTCTGGCCTCAATGGAGGTCCCAGCCCCGGCCCTGGAAGAGGCCGTGGGCCCAGCAAAGTCCTCAGGCCCAGTGGAGGGCCTACTTCCAGATTTGGCCCCAACAATGGCCTTGGCCTCAGAGGAGACCCCAGCAGAcacctcagccccagccccagccccagccgaGCCTCTGGTGCAAGCGGAGGCTCCTGCTCATTACCCAAGTGAGCACCTGATCCGCTCCACGTCGGAGGAGAATCAGATCCCTTcgcacctgcctgcctgcccgtCACTCCGTCACATTGCCAGCCTACGGGGGAGCACCATCATCGAGCTCTTTCACAGCAGCATTGCCGAG GTTGAAAACGAGGAGCTGAGGCACCTCATGTGGTCCTCAGTGGTGTTCTATCAGACCCCGGGGCTGGAGGTGACCGCCTGCGTGCTGCTCTCGACCAAGGCTATGTACTTCGTGCTGCATGATGGCCTCCGCCGCTACTTCTCAGAGCCGCTGCAGG ATTTCTGGCATCAGAAGAACACTGACTACAACAACAGTCCCTTCCACATCTCCCAGTGCTTTGTTTTAAAGCTCAGCGACTTGCAGGCTGTCAATGTTGGGCTTTTCGACCAGTATTTCCGGCTGACGG gctcctccccagTGCAGGTGGTCACCTGCTTAACACGGGACAGCTACCTGACACACTGCTTCCTCCAGCACCTCATGGCTGTGCTCTCCTCACTAGAGCGCACACCCTCACCTGAGCCTGTCGACAAGGACTTCTACTCTGAGTTTGGGAACAAGACCACAg GGAAGCTGGAAAACTATGAGCTGATCCACTCGAGCCGCGTTAAGTTCACCTACCCCAGTGAGGAGGAGATCGGGGACCTGACATTCACTGTGGCCCAGAAGATGGCTGACCCAGAGAAGGCGCCGTCCCTCAGCATCCTGCTGTATGTGCAGGCCTTCCAGGTGGGCACCCCGCCCCCAGGGCGCTGCAGGGGCATGCTGCGCCCCAAGACACTCCTACTCACCAGCGCTGACATCTTCCTCCTGGATGAGGACTTTGTCCACTACCCGCTGCCCGACTTTGCCAAAGAGCCACCGCAGAGAGACCGGTACCGGCTGGACGACGGCCGCCGTGTCCGTGACCTGGACCGCGTGCTCATGGGCTACCAGACCTACCCACAGGCCCTTACACTCGTCTTTGACGATGTGCAGGGCCATGACCTCATGGGCAGCGTCACCCTGGACCACTTTGGGGAGGTGCCAGGTGGCCCTGCCAGAGCCGGCCAGGGCCGTGAGGTCCAGTGGCAGGTGTTTATTCCCAGTGCCGAGAGCCGCGAGAAGCTCATCTCGCTGTTGGCTCGCCAGTGGGAGGCCCTGTGCGGCCGCGAGCTGCCTGTCGAGCTCACTGGCTAG